A part of Gemmatimonadales bacterium genomic DNA contains:
- the mnmG gene encoding tRNA uridine-5-carboxymethylaminomethyl(34) synthesis enzyme MnmG → MDMVDVLIIGGGHAGAEAAAMAARLGAPTLLLTQNLETIGQMSCNPAIGGIAKGTVVREVDALGGVMGRATDRARIQFRMLNKSKGPAVWSPRAQCDRGLYRRAVRSELERLPGLRFAQGTVARLLTTRGTVTGVVTTDGREYRARAVVLTAGTFLRGRIFMGLETQIPAGRAGEPPAVDVAQDIESHGLTVERFKTGTPPRIDGRSVDLSAFERQDSDQAPYWFSYHVQQPHPAQLPCYLAHTGDRLKEIITAQLMQSALYGGAISGRGPRYCPSIEDKIQRFPDAARHQVFLEPEGHDTHEMYVNGLSTSLPAPVQLEFLRSIRGLERVEMTRPGYAIEYDYYPPTQLDRTLAVRSIPGLYFAGQINGTTGYEEAAGQGVVAGLNAALYALDRDPVIFGRQDGFIGVLVDDLVTRGVDEPYRLFTSRSEFRLLLRQDNALRRLLPTAIRLGLLTDEERRNAEVRLEAEERVLASAFGTTIQPSGANPVLEATGERPIAEAMRISDLVKRPGVSLVDLLDAAGARPEGDDAGWAQIELRYGGYLEREREMASRLSELESFELPGDLEYRSFASVSYEAREKLSDRRPSTLGQASRIPGVSPSDLHSVAMEVTKRRRNA, encoded by the coding sequence ATGGATATGGTCGACGTTCTGATCATTGGCGGGGGTCATGCCGGGGCTGAGGCGGCTGCGATGGCGGCTCGCCTGGGCGCCCCGACGCTACTGCTGACCCAGAATCTCGAGACCATCGGTCAGATGTCCTGCAACCCGGCCATCGGCGGGATTGCCAAGGGCACGGTGGTTCGGGAGGTCGACGCCCTGGGTGGCGTGATGGGTCGGGCGACCGATCGGGCGCGGATTCAGTTCCGGATGCTCAACAAGTCGAAAGGGCCGGCCGTCTGGTCGCCGCGGGCGCAGTGCGACCGGGGGCTCTACCGGCGAGCCGTGCGGAGCGAGCTCGAGCGCCTGCCGGGGCTGCGGTTTGCCCAGGGCACGGTAGCCCGGCTCCTGACCACGCGGGGTACCGTCACGGGTGTGGTGACGACGGACGGCCGTGAGTACCGGGCCCGTGCGGTCGTCCTGACAGCGGGCACCTTTCTCCGGGGCCGGATATTCATGGGTCTCGAGACCCAGATTCCGGCGGGCAGGGCGGGGGAACCCCCGGCGGTTGATGTAGCGCAAGATATTGAGTCACATGGACTTACCGTCGAACGCTTCAAAACGGGAACCCCGCCCAGGATCGACGGTCGGTCGGTTGACCTCAGTGCGTTCGAGCGCCAGGACAGTGATCAGGCGCCGTACTGGTTTTCCTACCATGTCCAGCAGCCCCATCCTGCGCAGCTGCCGTGTTACCTGGCCCATACGGGTGACAGGCTCAAGGAAATCATCACTGCGCAGCTGATGCAGTCTGCGCTCTATGGCGGAGCCATCAGCGGTCGGGGGCCGCGGTACTGCCCCTCGATCGAAGACAAGATTCAGCGTTTCCCCGATGCTGCTCGGCATCAGGTGTTTCTGGAGCCCGAGGGTCACGACACCCACGAGATGTACGTCAACGGCCTCTCGACCTCGTTGCCCGCGCCGGTGCAACTGGAGTTTCTGCGGAGCATTCGGGGCCTCGAGCGGGTCGAGATGACTCGACCGGGCTACGCGATCGAGTATGACTACTACCCGCCGACACAGCTCGATCGGACCTTGGCGGTTCGGTCGATTCCCGGGCTGTACTTCGCGGGACAGATCAACGGAACGACAGGGTATGAGGAGGCGGCAGGTCAGGGTGTCGTGGCGGGTCTCAATGCCGCGCTATACGCGCTCGATCGCGATCCGGTCATTTTCGGGCGTCAGGACGGGTTCATCGGCGTGCTCGTCGACGATCTCGTGACCCGAGGAGTTGATGAGCCGTACCGGCTCTTTACCTCGCGGTCGGAGTTCCGTCTGCTGCTACGGCAAGACAACGCCCTGCGGAGGCTTCTGCCGACGGCGATTCGTCTTGGCCTTCTGACCGACGAGGAGCGTCGCAACGCGGAGGTTCGGCTCGAGGCCGAGGAGCGCGTGTTGGCGAGCGCCTTCGGGACGACGATCCAGCCGAGTGGAGCAAATCCGGTCCTTGAGGCGACTGGTGAGCGTCCCATCGCGGAGGCGATGAGGATCTCGGATCTCGTCAAGCGTCCGGGGGTATCTTTGGTCGATCTCCTGGACGCGGCTGGGGCGCGGCCTGAGGGAGATGACGCGGGTTGGGCTCAGATTGAGCTACGGTACGGCGGATACCTCGAGCGCGAGCGTGAGATGGCGAGTCGGCTGTCAGAGTTGGAGTCGTTCGAGCTGCCAGGCGACCTCGAGTATCGTTCGTTTGCTTCGGTATCGTACGAGGCTCGGGAGAAGCTATCGGACCGTCGTCCTTCTACCTTGGGGCAGGCGTCGCGGATTCCTGGTGTTTCGCCGAG
- a CDS encoding alpha/beta fold hydrolase codes for MLCSSLLFVLMVSPAAAQRNAFVLRSGSDTIAVEQFSRTAQGVDAEALVKVMGLRIGLSAVVGPDGLVRTLTNRAWMAADPADAPPRQVAVLTFQGDSVIADLTTGEQKTQQRLGTRAGALPLVNPTFSLFELLLERFRRAAADSAEYPGFMVAGGQTLAITAKRVGADSVILSMAGGDMRLRVDAEGRILGGTIPVQRLTIERVRAQADQLVAEKPDYSAPPGAPYTAEDVVIQTPMGHTLAGTITIPKGASARARVPAVVTITGSGSQDRDEAIPLFKGYRIFREIADTLGRRGIAVLRMDDRGFGGSGGDAASSTSADFAQDIQAGLAYLRTRPEIDPAKLALVGHSEGGIIAPKVALAEPQLAGIVLLAGTAYAGRPILTFQLSNAIKNDTSLTPTQRDSALAALPATIDAGAAQSPWMRYFLDYDPSVTARKVTTPVLILNGETDLQVTVDHVPLLEKAFKAAGNRDVTAKILPNLNHLFVYDPDGFPGRYVQLPSFAVDKGALGLVADWLAKRLIKPAS; via the coding sequence ATGCTGTGCAGTTCCCTGTTGTTCGTGCTGATGGTGTCGCCCGCAGCGGCGCAGCGCAATGCCTTCGTGCTTCGGAGCGGCTCCGACACGATTGCAGTCGAACAATTCTCCCGGACGGCGCAGGGTGTTGACGCCGAGGCGCTGGTCAAGGTAATGGGTCTCCGGATCGGATTGTCGGCCGTGGTGGGGCCCGATGGACTGGTGCGGACGCTGACCAATCGTGCCTGGATGGCGGCGGACCCTGCGGATGCGCCTCCGCGCCAGGTCGCGGTGCTCACCTTTCAGGGCGATTCGGTCATCGCGGACCTGACCACCGGGGAGCAGAAAACGCAGCAGCGGCTGGGAACCCGTGCCGGCGCGCTGCCGCTGGTCAACCCGACCTTCTCGCTCTTCGAGTTGCTGCTCGAGCGTTTTCGGCGCGCCGCGGCAGATTCGGCCGAGTATCCGGGGTTCATGGTGGCGGGCGGTCAGACGCTCGCGATCACCGCGAAGCGCGTCGGGGCGGACTCGGTGATTCTGTCGATGGCCGGGGGCGACATGCGACTGCGGGTCGACGCCGAGGGCCGGATTCTCGGCGGGACGATTCCGGTTCAGCGCCTGACCATCGAGCGGGTTCGGGCGCAGGCTGATCAGCTCGTTGCGGAGAAGCCCGACTACTCAGCACCGCCAGGCGCACCGTACACGGCGGAGGATGTAGTGATTCAGACGCCAATGGGGCACACGCTGGCGGGGACCATCACGATTCCCAAGGGTGCGAGCGCGCGGGCTCGGGTTCCGGCCGTTGTCACGATTACGGGGTCGGGGTCGCAGGATCGGGACGAAGCGATTCCTCTCTTCAAGGGGTATCGCATCTTCCGCGAAATCGCGGACACGCTGGGCCGGCGGGGCATTGCCGTTCTGCGCATGGACGACCGTGGCTTTGGCGGGTCTGGCGGCGATGCGGCGAGTTCGACCAGTGCGGACTTTGCGCAGGACATCCAAGCCGGTCTCGCCTATCTGCGCACGCGACCGGAGATCGATCCAGCCAAGCTGGCGCTGGTCGGGCACAGCGAGGGTGGCATCATCGCGCCCAAGGTGGCATTGGCAGAACCACAGCTTGCCGGCATCGTGTTGCTTGCCGGCACGGCCTACGCCGGCCGGCCGATCCTGACGTTTCAGCTCTCCAACGCCATCAAGAACGATACGTCGCTGACGCCGACGCAGCGCGACTCTGCGCTGGCTGCGCTTCCCGCAACGATTGACGCCGGAGCGGCACAGTCGCCGTGGATGCGGTACTTCCTCGACTATGATCCGAGTGTGACGGCCCGCAAAGTTACGACGCCGGTGCTGATTCTGAACGGCGAAACGGATCTGCAGGTCACGGTCGATCACGTGCCGCTGCTCGAGAAGGCGTTCAAAGCGGCGGGCAATCGAGACGTGACAGCGAAAATCCTGCCGAATCTGAACCATCTCTTTGTCTACGATCCGGACGGGTTCCCCGGGCGGTATGTCCAGCTGCCCTCCTTTGCGGTGGACAAAGGGGCGCTCGGTCTCGTGGCCGACTGGTTGGCCAAGCGGTTGATCAAGCCCGCCAGCTAA
- a CDS encoding ABC transporter permease, with amino-acid sequence MGKILAVVRREFVERVRTKAFILGTVLGPLFFAGLAILPSLILSRQSSGQRIVIVDGASGDFGSRVEQTLSAVQNRQSQEATYAPIRIPAGGRVQDVVDSLVPLTGVSKKQNANALDGLLILDEGAVTTGRLRYFGKNVGSMEDMRELRSNLTPVLVSERLSSVGVDPAVAMKASAPVNLETRKVTEGRLTEESGASTFILAYAMGFILYLALVLYGTQVMTSVIEEKSNRIVEVLVSSLTPFQMMLGKVLGVGLVSLLQLGIWVSALFLFQKYQGQLLGLVGVGAAGGGMASLLPSMDPLLIVVFLMFFVLGFLFYSSAYAAIGSMVNTVQEAQQLQTPVIVLTLAGWFSGFALLRDPTSSYAQVASLIPPLAPFVVPVRYSIARIPLPELLLYVLTMIAGLVLIVWLTSRIYRVGILMYGKQASFKDMWRWIRTA; translated from the coding sequence ATGGGAAAGATTCTCGCAGTGGTACGCCGGGAGTTCGTGGAGCGAGTCCGGACCAAGGCGTTCATTCTCGGTACCGTCCTGGGGCCGCTCTTTTTCGCTGGCCTCGCGATCCTCCCGTCGCTGATTCTCAGTCGCCAGAGCAGCGGCCAGCGCATCGTCATCGTGGACGGCGCGTCCGGAGACTTCGGCTCACGGGTCGAGCAGACGCTGAGTGCGGTGCAGAACCGGCAATCACAGGAAGCGACCTACGCCCCGATCCGGATCCCGGCGGGCGGTCGTGTCCAGGACGTGGTCGACTCGCTGGTGCCGCTCACCGGTGTGTCGAAGAAGCAGAATGCCAACGCGCTGGACGGACTGCTGATTCTCGATGAAGGGGCTGTCACGACGGGCAGGCTCCGATATTTCGGCAAGAACGTCGGCAGCATGGAGGACATGCGTGAGTTGCGCAGCAACCTGACACCGGTCCTGGTTTCGGAACGACTCAGTTCGGTTGGGGTCGATCCTGCGGTCGCCATGAAGGCCTCGGCGCCCGTCAACCTCGAGACGAGAAAGGTGACGGAGGGTCGGCTGACGGAGGAAAGCGGCGCGTCCACTTTCATCCTGGCGTATGCCATGGGCTTCATCCTGTACCTGGCGCTCGTGCTCTACGGTACCCAGGTCATGACCTCGGTGATCGAGGAGAAATCCAACCGGATCGTCGAAGTGCTGGTGTCGAGTCTGACACCGTTCCAGATGATGCTTGGCAAGGTGCTCGGTGTCGGTCTCGTCAGCTTGCTGCAACTCGGGATCTGGGTCAGTGCTCTCTTTCTCTTCCAGAAGTATCAGGGGCAGCTGCTCGGTCTCGTTGGTGTCGGTGCGGCCGGGGGCGGTATGGCCTCATTGCTGCCGTCGATGGATCCGCTGCTCATCGTGGTGTTCCTGATGTTCTTCGTGCTGGGCTTCCTGTTCTACTCCTCAGCCTACGCCGCAATCGGTTCGATGGTCAACACGGTTCAGGAGGCGCAGCAGCTCCAGACGCCGGTCATCGTACTGACCCTCGCGGGCTGGTTCAGCGGGTTTGCCCTGTTGCGGGATCCGACGAGCAGCTATGCGCAGGTGGCCAGTCTGATTCCACCGCTTGCACCGTTCGTGGTGCCGGTGCGCTATTCGATCGCTCGGATTCCGCTGCCGGAGTTGCTGCTGTACGTCCTGACGATGATTGCCGGGCTGGTGCTGATCGTGTGGCTGACCTCCCGGATCTATCGGGTTGGCATCCTGATGTACGGGAAGCAGGCCTCGTTCAAGGATATGTGGCGCTGGATCCGGACTGCCTGA
- a CDS encoding ATP-binding cassette domain-containing protein, translated as MAETVISVNGVTKRFSGHVAVQNLSLSVPKGGIFGLLGPNGAGKSTTIRMMMNIIVPDEGRIDLFGNKAGARDQSGRIGFLPEERGLYKKMKVLDHLIFLAETKGLSRRVGRQKSIEWLRRLDLADWTEKKVEDLSKGMQQKVQFIGTLLHDPELVILDEPFSGLDPVNSRVMREVVVEVARTGRTVLFSTHIMEHAEQMCDRIAIIAHGKKVVDGALADIKREFGGKHINLTFSRDADRAVPVLADRSLVSRVEDRGASAEVELAPGSDPDALLGALVRAGVGLSKFEVAEASLQSIFIAKVGVEGARPYAVTEEG; from the coding sequence ATGGCCGAGACGGTGATTTCCGTCAACGGAGTGACCAAGAGGTTTTCCGGTCATGTGGCGGTTCAGAACCTTTCGCTCAGTGTGCCGAAGGGCGGGATCTTCGGTTTGCTCGGGCCGAACGGAGCGGGCAAGAGTACCACGATCCGGATGATGATGAACATCATCGTGCCAGACGAGGGTCGGATCGATCTGTTTGGCAATAAGGCTGGTGCCCGGGATCAATCGGGCCGAATCGGGTTTTTGCCTGAGGAGCGAGGGCTCTATAAGAAGATGAAGGTGCTCGATCACCTGATCTTCCTGGCGGAGACCAAGGGGCTTTCCCGACGGGTTGGGCGTCAGAAGTCGATCGAATGGCTTCGACGGCTCGACCTGGCTGATTGGACCGAGAAGAAGGTCGAAGACCTTTCCAAGGGCATGCAGCAGAAGGTCCAGTTTATCGGCACCCTGCTCCACGACCCCGAGCTCGTCATTCTGGACGAACCGTTCAGCGGGCTCGATCCGGTCAACAGTCGGGTCATGCGAGAGGTCGTCGTCGAGGTCGCCCGCACGGGACGCACGGTGCTTTTCTCGACCCACATCATGGAGCATGCGGAGCAGATGTGCGATCGGATTGCGATCATCGCGCACGGCAAAAAAGTCGTCGATGGCGCCCTCGCCGATATCAAGCGCGAGTTTGGTGGCAAACACATCAACCTGACCTTCAGCCGCGATGCGGATCGTGCGGTGCCGGTGCTGGCTGATCGGAGCCTGGTCAGTCGCGTGGAGGATCGGGGAGCGAGCGCGGAAGTCGAGCTTGCCCCGGGGAGCGATCCGGATGCTCTGCTCGGGGCGCTGGTTCGCGCCGGGGTCGGACTTTCCAAGTTTGAGGTCGCGGAGGCGTCGCTGCAATCCATCTTCATTGCCAAGGTCGGGGTTGAGGGCGCCCGCCCCTACGCCGTCACCGAGGAAGGCTGA
- a CDS encoding helix-turn-helix transcriptional regulator — protein sequence MINRLRVLRAERGWSQAELAERLGVSRQTVNAIETGKYDPSLPLAFGIARVFGQPIEKIFDPNGNGSLGDHGASTE from the coding sequence GTGATCAACCGTCTTCGGGTGCTGCGCGCTGAACGCGGCTGGTCGCAGGCTGAGCTGGCGGAGCGGCTGGGCGTTTCCCGGCAGACGGTCAACGCCATCGAAACCGGCAAGTACGATCCGAGCCTGCCGCTGGCGTTTGGCATTGCCCGCGTCTTCGGGCAGCCGATCGAGAAAATATTCGACCCCAACGGCAACGGATCGTTGGGGGATCATGGTGCAAGCACCGAGTAG
- a CDS encoding BrxA/BrxB family bacilliredoxin codes for MPYDERLVAPMRAEVTRLNVRELRTVADVDSALGDPKGTQLLFVNSVCGCAAGAARPGLARALQHEVLPAETLTVFAGQDLDATARVRSYFADYQPSSPSMALLKDGEVVYFMHRYQIEGRGPDAIAADLKAAFDQHCAS; via the coding sequence ATGCCGTACGATGAACGTTTGGTGGCACCGATGCGCGCCGAGGTGACTCGGCTCAATGTGAGGGAACTTCGCACTGTGGCAGACGTCGACTCGGCGCTCGGCGATCCGAAGGGCACCCAGTTGCTCTTCGTCAACTCCGTCTGCGGCTGCGCGGCCGGTGCGGCGCGGCCGGGCCTGGCGCGAGCACTTCAGCATGAGGTGCTTCCCGCCGAGACGCTGACCGTCTTTGCCGGCCAGGACCTCGACGCCACGGCGCGGGTGCGCAGCTACTTTGCCGATTACCAGCCGAGCTCGCCGTCGATGGCGTTGCTCAAGGATGGTGAAGTCGTCTACTTCATGCACCGCTATCAGATCGAGGGGCGCGGCCCGGACGCGATTGCGGCCGACCTCAAGGCGGCCTTCGATCAGCACTGCGCTTCGTAA
- a CDS encoding SUF system NifU family Fe-S cluster assembly protein, which translates to MSELDELYQSVILDHNRSPRNFRALTASSGHAEGRNPLCGDSFEVWVDVKDGVVADVSFLGQGCAISKASASVMTTTIKGKSVTEAKALFERFHGLVTGSSAAPPVEGSSGRAPLGSLGAFAGVAAFPIRVKCATLAWHTMLKAIDETGSQR; encoded by the coding sequence ATGAGCGAACTCGACGAGCTCTACCAGAGCGTGATCCTCGATCATAACCGTTCGCCGCGGAACTTTCGGGCTCTGACCGCGTCGTCGGGTCATGCCGAAGGCCGCAACCCGCTCTGTGGCGATAGCTTCGAAGTCTGGGTCGACGTCAAGGATGGGGTGGTGGCAGACGTCTCGTTCCTGGGACAGGGGTGTGCCATTTCGAAGGCATCGGCTTCCGTGATGACGACGACGATCAAGGGCAAGAGCGTGACGGAGGCGAAAGCCCTCTTCGAGCGGTTTCACGGGTTGGTGACCGGCAGTTCGGCCGCGCCGCCGGTCGAGGGGAGCAGCGGTCGCGCGCCCCTTGGAAGCTTGGGGGCCTTTGCGGGAGTGGCCGCGTTTCCGATCCGGGTCAAGTGTGCGACGCTGGCGTGGCACACCATGCTCAAGGCAATCGACGAGACCGGGTCCCAGCGGTGA
- a CDS encoding SufS family cysteine desulfurase, whose product MLARQIRGAPLAYLDNAATGLTPQAVIDEMARYYREVTANVARGVHTASQEATTRFEAVREQTAAFLNSSVDEVVFTPGTTAGINLVAQSYGRSVLRPGDEILVSEMEHHSNLVPWQLIAEGTGARVRGIPITGAGDLDLAWLERHLTDRTKVVAVCHVSNVLGTVVPIAQVSRLAHAMGAVCVVDGAQAAPHLTVDVRALGCDFYVLSVHKLFGPTGLGVLWGRRALLERMPPWMGGGGMIAKVEIERSTFLPAPARFEAGTPPIAEVFGLGAVIDYLRGWDRSAAERHERELVHYATERLEAIPGVVIHGRSRTKVGLVTFTVDGVHPHDVGTALDAGGVAVRAGHHCAQPLMARLGVPATVRASFAPYNTRDEVDALIAGVERARQVFGQ is encoded by the coding sequence ATGCTCGCACGGCAGATCCGGGGGGCGCCGTTGGCGTATCTCGACAACGCGGCCACCGGGTTGACGCCCCAGGCTGTGATCGATGAGATGGCGCGCTACTATCGCGAGGTAACAGCCAACGTTGCTCGCGGAGTTCACACGGCCAGTCAGGAAGCCACGACCCGCTTCGAAGCCGTTCGGGAGCAGACGGCCGCGTTTCTCAATTCCAGCGTCGACGAAGTCGTCTTTACGCCGGGGACGACCGCTGGCATCAATCTCGTGGCGCAGTCGTACGGTCGTTCGGTGCTGCGGCCCGGCGACGAGATTCTCGTGTCGGAGATGGAGCACCACTCCAATCTGGTGCCGTGGCAGCTGATCGCTGAGGGGACCGGGGCCCGGGTGCGAGGGATCCCGATTACCGGCGCCGGTGACCTCGACCTGGCGTGGCTGGAGCGACACCTGACCGATCGCACCAAGGTGGTGGCGGTCTGCCACGTTTCCAATGTACTGGGCACCGTGGTGCCGATTGCCCAGGTGTCGAGGCTGGCGCATGCCATGGGGGCGGTCTGTGTGGTCGATGGTGCGCAGGCAGCGCCGCACCTGACCGTCGATGTCCGCGCACTGGGGTGCGACTTCTACGTGCTGTCGGTCCATAAGCTGTTCGGGCCGACCGGACTCGGCGTGCTCTGGGGGCGCCGCGCCTTGTTAGAGCGGATGCCGCCCTGGATGGGCGGCGGCGGAATGATTGCCAAGGTTGAGATCGAGCGTTCGACCTTCCTTCCAGCACCGGCACGGTTCGAGGCGGGTACCCCGCCGATTGCGGAGGTCTTTGGTCTGGGCGCGGTGATCGACTACCTGCGCGGCTGGGATCGGAGCGCGGCGGAGCGCCACGAGCGTGAGCTGGTTCATTACGCGACGGAACGGCTCGAGGCGATTCCGGGTGTCGTGATCCATGGGCGGAGTCGCACCAAGGTCGGCCTGGTTACGTTCACGGTCGACGGCGTGCACCCGCACGATGTTGGCACGGCGCTCGATGCCGGCGGTGTTGCGGTCCGCGCCGGTCACCATTGTGCCCAGCCGTTAATGGCTCGGCTGGGTGTACCGGCCACGGTGCGTGCGTCGTTTGCGCCGTACAATACCCGTGACGAGGTCGATGCGCTGATCGCGGGCGTAGAACGGGCGAGACAGGTCTTCGGACAATGA
- the sufD gene encoding Fe-S cluster assembly protein SufD, which yields MIETYLRQYEAQSASTAGLPAWLQQLRRSAIDGFQQAGFPTAKDEEWRFTPVAPIAGAEFAAASRAATVRAEDLEPFLFGHPEWTRLVFVNGQFAPELSSSPATEGLTATTLAVALAAEPEILERHLGQHVSPDATPFTALNTALSRDGALVRIAARAVIETPIHLVFVSTAEADGVAIHPRALVLVEREARAQLVESYVTLAPGARYWTNPVCEISMAEGSWIEHSRIQRESEAAYHTAFTQVNQWRDSHYRSFSLAMGSAIARHNLHTRLNAPNTEALLYGLSLAHGDQLIDNHTVVFHDQPDCRSWEVYKAILDGRSHGVFNGKIFVQPIAQKTDAKQTNRTLLLSDTAKIDTKPQLEIFADDVKCTHGATVGNLDPLSGFYLQSRGVPAEMARRIQTYAFAAEVLEEISSAPVRNALDILVHARLGTVR from the coding sequence GTGATCGAGACGTACCTCCGGCAGTACGAGGCGCAGAGCGCCAGCACCGCCGGGCTGCCAGCGTGGCTTCAGCAGCTCCGCCGCTCGGCCATCGACGGCTTCCAGCAGGCTGGTTTCCCGACGGCCAAGGACGAAGAGTGGCGCTTCACGCCGGTCGCCCCGATTGCAGGGGCGGAGTTTGCCGCGGCGAGTCGCGCGGCCACCGTCCGGGCCGAGGACCTCGAGCCGTTTCTGTTTGGCCATCCGGAATGGACTCGACTGGTCTTCGTCAACGGCCAGTTTGCGCCTGAGCTCTCCAGCAGTCCGGCCACCGAGGGATTGACGGCGACGACGCTGGCCGTGGCGCTTGCCGCGGAGCCCGAGATTCTGGAGCGGCATCTCGGCCAGCATGTCTCGCCGGACGCAACGCCCTTCACTGCCCTCAACACGGCCTTGTCCCGCGATGGAGCGCTGGTGCGCATCGCAGCGCGCGCCGTCATCGAGACACCGATTCACCTGGTGTTCGTCAGCACCGCCGAGGCCGACGGTGTGGCGATCCACCCGCGGGCGCTGGTGCTGGTCGAACGCGAGGCGCGGGCTCAGCTGGTCGAGAGTTATGTGACGCTCGCGCCGGGCGCGCGCTACTGGACCAATCCGGTCTGCGAGATCTCGATGGCTGAAGGGTCGTGGATCGAGCACAGCCGAATTCAGCGGGAGAGTGAAGCGGCGTACCATACCGCCTTTACCCAAGTCAATCAGTGGCGGGACAGTCACTACCGCTCCTTCTCGCTTGCCATGGGCAGCGCCATTGCCCGCCACAACCTGCACACTCGCCTCAACGCGCCGAACACGGAGGCCCTGCTGTACGGCCTCTCACTGGCGCACGGCGATCAGCTGATCGACAACCATACGGTCGTGTTCCACGATCAGCCCGATTGTCGGAGCTGGGAAGTGTACAAGGCGATTCTCGACGGTCGGTCACACGGCGTGTTCAACGGCAAGATCTTCGTGCAGCCGATTGCGCAGAAGACCGATGCGAAGCAGACCAACCGGACCCTGCTGCTGTCGGATACGGCCAAGATCGATACCAAACCGCAGCTCGAGATCTTTGCCGACGACGTGAAGTGCACCCACGGCGCCACGGTTGGTAACCTGGATCCGCTTTCGGGTTTCTACCTGCAGAGTCGGGGTGTACCCGCCGAGATGGCCAGGCGGATTCAGACCTACGCGTTTGCCGCGGAAGTGCTCGAAGAAATTTCATCCGCCCCGGTGCGCAACGCGCTCGATATCCTGGTGCACGCCAGGCTCGGCACGGTGCGCTGA
- the sufC gene encoding Fe-S cluster assembly ATPase SufC, translated as MAPLLEIKDLRARAGDKEILKGLSLTVNAGEVHAIMGPNGSGKSTLAQVIAGHPAYEITGGEILYQGEDLAELEPEERAQAGVFLAFQYPVEIPGVTNAYFLRSAYNEIRKARGEEELDPIDFLDLLESKLDLVEWGPEIVQRAVNAGFSGGEKKRNEILQMAVLEPKLALLDETDSGLDIDALRIVANGVNALRRPDNAYIVVTHYQRLLNHIVPDFVHVLADGQIIRSGGKELALELEAKGYEWLTGVVEASA; from the coding sequence GTGGCGCCGTTACTGGAAATCAAAGACCTCCGCGCTCGCGCGGGCGACAAAGAGATCCTCAAGGGTCTCTCCCTGACTGTCAACGCAGGCGAGGTGCATGCCATCATGGGGCCGAATGGCTCGGGCAAGAGCACTCTGGCTCAGGTCATTGCCGGGCATCCCGCGTACGAGATCACGGGCGGCGAAATCCTCTATCAGGGTGAGGATCTGGCTGAGCTCGAGCCGGAGGAACGGGCGCAGGCGGGCGTCTTCCTGGCGTTTCAGTATCCGGTCGAAATCCCCGGCGTGACCAACGCCTACTTCCTCCGCTCGGCCTACAACGAGATCCGCAAGGCGCGGGGTGAGGAGGAACTCGATCCGATCGATTTCCTCGACCTGCTCGAGTCGAAGCTGGACCTGGTCGAATGGGGCCCGGAGATCGTGCAGCGGGCAGTCAACGCAGGGTTTTCCGGCGGTGAGAAGAAGCGGAACGAAATCCTGCAGATGGCCGTTCTCGAGCCGAAACTGGCCCTGCTCGATGAAACGGATTCCGGGCTCGATATCGACGCGCTGCGCATCGTGGCCAACGGCGTCAACGCGCTCCGGCGTCCCGACAACGCGTACATCGTGGTGACGCACTATCAGCGTCTCCTCAATCACATTGTGCCCGACTTCGTGCACGTGCTGGCTGACGGGCAGATCATTCGCTCCGGTGGCAAGGAACTGGCGCTCGAACTCGAGGCCAAGGGCTACGAGTGGCTGACCGGGGTGGTGGAGGCCAGCGCGTGA